In Nitrospira sp., a single genomic region encodes these proteins:
- a CDS encoding chemotaxis protein CheW: MRAAIISLGGELFTVDLQHVREVFVVESVTPVPGMPSGLVGVTNLRGTVIPLLDLRQMFGLGTEAALRYAVVLKHGAWQVGVLVDSVPEIRTLSKDQFMPAPTDTGGGANLFVSAVVKLENRLRGVLETSAVLSHFESAG, translated from the coding sequence GTGCGAGCCGCGATTATTTCGCTGGGAGGAGAACTGTTTACGGTGGATTTGCAGCACGTGCGGGAGGTCTTTGTCGTGGAGTCCGTGACCCCGGTTCCTGGCATGCCCTCCGGTTTGGTCGGTGTCACCAACTTGCGCGGGACGGTGATCCCGCTGCTCGATCTTCGTCAGATGTTCGGGTTGGGTACCGAAGCCGCATTGCGGTATGCCGTCGTGTTGAAACATGGTGCCTGGCAAGTCGGTGTGCTGGTCGATTCGGTTCCGGAGATTCGCACTCTTTCGAAAGACCAGTTCATGCCGGCGCCGACGGACACAGGAGGGGGAGCCAATCTTTTTGTGTCGGCGGTCGTCAAGCTGGAGAATCGACTCAGAGGAGTATTAGAAACATCGGCTGTGCTCTCGCATTTCGAGAGTGCGGGATAA
- a CDS encoding methyl-accepting chemotaxis protein has product MARFSMMQRFEDLKTQSKLLMTFGVIGIIILIMASLGVWTNKKLSQQADEIYTDYTVALIDFNQLLFNVNRYHETLQELSKAPRAADFKSDVTKLTPFKQQVNSLIAAYEGKPLRMSSSGLDEAKGLSDLKGSLAAFFSQAEAGVAAIAESFESKALTPSQAQQMRELGQLALTVSIAPTYDVVTNRHADQIKTMQAISGDLNDEAKSLAWNGTMVLVFGGLVAVALGLGLGYWVAHKLALGIGQVASVAQLAANGNYQARAKIVSKDELGQMASSFNTMLDRITALVTSEDERNEMQKRLMSFLVLVSDVGKGDLTKRGEVTADMFGNLADGFNLMITRFGQLLKQVREAAERVNKSAGALRDSAGQMAGTAKHQADESVRTLSAVEQLAAQMRQVAETAGASSESAKQVLQATERGRVAVQETVQDMQSIRSAVQRMSKQVKALGDRSLEISQIVSTIRDIANQTNLLALNAAIEAAGAGEAGARFAVVADQVRKLAESSTQATREIADLVKVIQSETQDAVVAMEQETQAVEAGSASALRTGEVFNEISGIAQRSAELAQTIASSAVSQTASTDQVGRSIKDFTGGAVATQKATDAARMTVEDMAKLADGLTSSVAQFKLA; this is encoded by the coding sequence ATGGCAAGGTTCAGCATGATGCAGCGGTTCGAAGACCTGAAAACACAATCGAAGCTCCTTATGACGTTCGGGGTAATTGGCATCATCATATTGATCATGGCGTCGCTCGGCGTGTGGACGAACAAGAAGCTCAGCCAACAAGCTGACGAAATTTATACCGACTATACGGTTGCACTGATCGATTTCAATCAGTTGTTGTTCAACGTCAATAGGTATCACGAGACGCTACAAGAGCTATCGAAAGCGCCGCGTGCCGCCGACTTCAAATCCGACGTGACGAAGCTGACTCCCTTTAAACAGCAGGTCAATAGCCTGATCGCGGCGTATGAGGGGAAGCCTCTGCGGATGTCGAGTTCTGGCCTCGATGAGGCCAAGGGGTTGAGCGATCTGAAGGGATCGCTCGCGGCCTTCTTCTCGCAGGCCGAGGCGGGCGTCGCCGCCATCGCCGAAAGTTTCGAGTCGAAGGCCTTGACGCCGAGCCAAGCACAGCAAATGCGGGAGTTAGGTCAGTTGGCGCTCACGGTCAGCATCGCACCTACGTACGACGTCGTCACCAACCGTCATGCCGACCAGATTAAGACCATGCAGGCGATCTCGGGCGATCTCAACGACGAGGCCAAATCTCTTGCGTGGAACGGAACGATGGTGCTGGTTTTCGGTGGTCTCGTGGCCGTGGCGTTGGGTCTGGGTCTCGGTTACTGGGTTGCCCACAAGCTCGCGCTCGGTATCGGGCAGGTAGCCAGCGTGGCTCAGTTAGCCGCGAACGGCAACTACCAAGCTCGCGCGAAGATCGTCTCCAAAGATGAATTGGGGCAGATGGCATCATCGTTCAATACCATGTTGGACCGCATTACGGCGCTCGTGACCTCCGAGGACGAGCGGAATGAGATGCAAAAACGTCTGATGAGCTTCCTCGTTCTGGTGTCCGACGTCGGGAAAGGAGACCTGACCAAGCGCGGTGAGGTCACGGCGGACATGTTCGGTAACCTGGCCGATGGTTTCAACCTCATGATCACGAGATTCGGGCAATTGCTGAAACAGGTTCGCGAAGCGGCGGAGCGCGTCAACAAGTCCGCCGGAGCGCTTCGAGACAGCGCCGGCCAGATGGCCGGCACGGCAAAGCATCAAGCTGACGAGTCAGTACGCACGCTCAGCGCGGTTGAACAACTGGCTGCGCAGATGCGGCAGGTCGCCGAAACCGCTGGCGCCTCGTCCGAATCAGCCAAGCAGGTGTTGCAAGCGACTGAGCGAGGTCGAGTCGCGGTGCAGGAGACCGTGCAGGACATGCAGAGCATCAGATCCGCCGTGCAACGCATGTCGAAGCAGGTCAAGGCCCTCGGCGACCGATCGTTGGAAATTTCTCAGATCGTGTCGACGATACGCGATATCGCAAATCAAACCAACTTGCTTGCTCTGAATGCCGCCATTGAGGCAGCCGGAGCAGGTGAAGCGGGAGCCCGATTCGCCGTCGTGGCCGATCAGGTAAGAAAACTGGCCGAAAGCTCGACGCAGGCCACCCGTGAGATCGCTGATCTGGTCAAAGTCATTCAGTCAGAAACACAGGACGCCGTGGTGGCGATGGAACAGGAAACTCAGGCGGTGGAAGCCGGCTCCGCCTCCGCTCTCCGGACCGGTGAAGTGTTCAATGAAATTTCAGGCATTGCCCAGCGTTCCGCCGAGTTGGCGCAAACGATCGCCAGTTCGGCGGTGAGTCAAACAGCTTCGACGGATCAGGTAGGCCGATCGATTAAGGACTTCACGGGAGGGGCGGTCGCCACTCAGAAAGCGACCGATGCGGCGCGCATGACCGTTGAAGATATGGCCAAACTTGCCGACGGACTGACCTCTTCGGTCGCTCAGTTCAAACTGGCCTAA